In Xiphias gladius isolate SHS-SW01 ecotype Sanya breed wild chromosome 16, ASM1685928v1, whole genome shotgun sequence, a genomic segment contains:
- the casq2 gene encoding calsequestrin-2, with protein MLSLWLFLLPCLSLVRLAPAEKGLEFPQYDGKDRVLDINDKNYKKALKKYSMLCLFYHEPLPDSKELQKQHQMTELVLELVAQVMEEKEIGFGMVDSNKDAKVAKKLGLEEEGSVYVFKADRVIEFDGLLSANTLVEFLLDLLEDPVEVIGNALELRAFDRLEEDIRLIGYFKSEDSEHYEAFKEAAEQFQPYIKFFATFEKSVAKELTLKLNEVDFYEPFMEEPVTIPGKPHSEEDLVEFITEHRRPTLRKLRAEDMFETWEDDIEGIHIVAFAEEEDPDGFEFLEILKEVARDNTHLPDLSIVWIDPDDFPLLIPYWEKTFKVDLFRPQIGVVNVTDADSVWMEMEDEEDLPSAQELEDWIEDVLSGKVNTEDDDDEDDEDDDDDDDDDDDDDDEEEDDDEEDDDNEEDDDDDDDDDDDDDDE; from the exons ATGCTTTCCTTGTGGTTGTTCCTACTCCCTTGCCTGAGCCTTGTGCGTCTGGCCCCGGCTGAAAAAGGCCTGGAGTTCCCACAGTATGACGGCAAAGACCGCGTCCTAGACATCAATGACAAGAACTACAAGAAAGCCTTGAAAAAGTACAGCATGCTTTGCCTGTTCTACCACGAGCCTCTACCAGACAGCAAGGAGCTACAAAAGCAACACCAGATGACTGAGTTGGTGCTGGAG CTTGTAGCTCAGGTTATGGAAGAGAAGGAAATTGGGTTTGGAATGGTTGACTCCAACAAAGATGCAAAGGTGGCGAAGAAACTGG GTTTGGAAGAGGAAGGCAGTGTATATGTTTTTAAGGCCGATCGAGTGATCGAGTTTGACGGCTTGCTCTCTGCTAACACCCTGGTGGAGTTTTTGTTGGAT cTACTGGAGGATCCGGTGGAGGTGATAGGAAATGCTCTGGAATTGAGAGCTTTTGATAGGCTGGAGGAAGACATCCGACTCATCGGTTATTTCAAGAGCGAAGACTCTGAGC ACTATGAAGCATTTAAAGAAGCTGCGGAGCAGTTCCAGCCCTACATTAAATTCTTTGCCACATTTGAGAAATCC GTGGCCAAGGAGCTGACGCTGAAGCTGAACGAGGTGGATTTCTATGAACCCTTCATGGAGGAGCCCGTCACCATCCCAGGCAAACCTCACTCTGAGGAGGATCTGGTGGAATTCATAACTGAACACAGACG GCCAACTCTGAGAAAGCTGCGTGCAGAAGATATGTTTGAGACCTGG GAGGATGATATCGAGGGCATCCACATTGTGGCTtttgcagaggaggaggatccTG ATGGCTTTGAGTTCTTGGAGATCCTGAAGGAGGTGGCCAGGGACAACACTCACCTACCTGACCTCAGCATCGTCTGGATTGACCCTGATGACTTTCCCCTG CTGATCCCCTACTGGGAGAAGACCTTCAAGGTGGACCTGTTCAGACCACAGATCGGAGTGGTCAATGTTACAGAT GCCGACAGCGTGTGGATGGAGATGGAAGATGAGGAGGATCTGCCCAGTGCTCAGGAGCTGGAGGACTGGATTGAAGATGTGCTCTCTGGCAAAGTCAACactgaggatgatgatgatgaagatgatgaagatgatgatgatgatgatgatgatgatgatgatgatgatgatgaagaggaggatgatgatgaagaggacgaTGATAATGAAGAggatgatgacgacgatgacgacgatgatgatgatgatgatgatgagtaa